From the genome of Falco cherrug isolate bFalChe1 chromosome 14, bFalChe1.pri, whole genome shotgun sequence, one region includes:
- the ELMO3 gene encoding engulfment and cell motility protein 3 isoform X1 has translation MDSEPRDVDLQVGSLPVAAASSSVARVWCMCNSPCRISLSTGSWASLQRSFPPLPGLRRPSTGRAPAQRSGSCAPRDWARPEGGPGLAAEVGLAARVSSGEEAGPAWAAAGTSIEGDGGGRASGRQRGPCGRRWQRRPGTAARRGGEPSGAGAAAGAMPPPKDVVKIAIQMVGAIPQLIELQQTKPLASVLKDVCDAWSLPNAERYALQYADGRQTYITESNRGEIKNGSILQLTTSPDQEAERLYSGIQSNNLDVKTDSLKKLASLSQDVTFAQEFINRNGLKQIFSIVEEGNDTGEMLVHTLKAFMELMEHDFVSWETLSAAFIKKVVSYVNMNAVDASIQQLSLSILENMVPTSRLLFELVKKEVTLDRLLTHLQVTDAQLQLKAMALLIALLLAATDAERRDMMDYLREKNIRQFIHKNIIHSSEPLGDEMAHYLYVLQSVSLNLCERRMRTSMDPYSQEQRELLQSLRQTAFESEGEAPASNFSTERRRSLCAKEFRKLGFMNNSNPAEDLRRAPPGLLALDNMVYFSRHTPNAYSRFVLENSSREDKHECPFARSSIQLTLILCEILHVGEPCSEVAQAFYPMFFGQDHFFEELFCICIQLVNKTWKEMRATQEDFDKVLQVVREQITRTLSLKPTSLELFKTRVNALNYSEILKLRQTERLHQEETLAVPVLELRERLKPELLELIRQQRLLHLCKGTLFRKISSRRRQDKLWYCRLSPNHKVLHYGGVEEGVHSPPIESLPEKIPVADMKMLLVGKECLHTKEKSSGKQNKDVLELAFSIVYDVEEYCLSFVAPTRYEFCLWTDGLNVLLGKEMTSERTQTDLDVLLSMELKLRLLDLENISIPDTPPPIPKPPSNLNFCYDFSHAEQ, from the exons ATGGACTCAGAACCAAGAGATGTGGACTTGCAGGTTGGGAGCCTCCctgtagctgctgcttcttcctctgttgCACGTGTGTGGTGCATGTGCAACTCGCCCTGCCGCATCTCTCTCTCCACTGGATCCTGGGCCTCACTTCAAAGG AGTTTCCCGCCCCTGCCTGGCCTGCGCCGCCCCTCGACCGGACGGGCCCCCGCACAGCGCAGCGGCTCCTGCGCCCCCCGGGACTGGGCCCGGCCCGAGGGAGGCCCCGGCCTCGCCGCGGAGGTGGGTCTCGCCGCCCGCGTCAGCTCAGGTGAGGAGGCCGGGCCTGCTTGGGCTGCGGCCGGCACCTCCATCGAGGGTGACGGTGGCGGCAGAGCCTCGGGCCGGCAGCGGGGCCCCTGCGGGAGGCGGTGGCAGCGGCGACCCGGAActgcggcgcggcggggcggggagccgagcggtgccggtgccgccgcGGGGGCCATGCCGCCGCCCAAGGACGTGGTGAAGATCGCCATCCAGATGGTGGGAGCCATCCCGCAGCTCATCGAGCTCCAGCAG ACCAAGCCCCTGGCCTCGGTGCTCAAGGACGTCTGCGACGC GTGGAGCCTGCCCAACGCCGAGCGCTATGCCCTGCAGTACGCGGACGGGCGGCAGACCTACATCACCGAGTCG AACCGCGGGGAGATTAAGAATGGGAGCATTTTGCAGCTGACCACCTCTCCG GACCAAGAAGCAGAGCGGTTGTACAGTGGGATCCAGAGCAACAACTTGGACGTGAAGACTGACTCACTGAAGAAGCTTGCAAGCCTCTCCCAAGATGTTACCTTTGCTCAGGAGTTCATCAACAGGAATGGCTTGAAGCAAATCTTCTCTATTGTGGAAGAAGGGAATGA TACAGGGGAGATGCTAGTGCACACCCTGAAGGCCTTCATGGAGCTGATGGAGCATGATTTTGTTTCCTGGGAGACCCTTAGTGCAGCCTTCATCAAGAAG GTAGTGAGTTACGTAAATATGAATGCAGTGGATGCATCTATCCAGCAACTCTCCTTGTCCATCTTGGAGAACATGGTGCCTACCAGTCGCCTCCTCTTTGAGCTAGTCAAAAAAGAAGTGACGTTAGATCGTCTCCTTACCCACCTCCAGGT GACAgatgcccagctgcagctgaaggcgATGGCCCTGCTCATtgcgctgctgctggctgcgACTGATGCTGAGCGGCGG GACATGATGGACTACCTGAGGGAGAAGAATATCAGGCAGTTTATCCACAAG AATATCATACACAGCTCCGAGCCGCTGGGGGATGAGATGGCCCATTACTTGTATGTGCTGCAGTCTGTCAGCCTCAACCTGTGTGAGCGTCGCATGAGGACCTCCATGGATCCCTACTCACAG GAACAGCGGGAGCTCCTCCAGTCACTGCGCCAAACCGCCTTTGAGTCGGAAGGTGAGGCGCCTGCCAGCAACTTCAGCACTGAGCGCCGGCGATCCCTGTGTGCCAAGGAGTTCCGCAAGCTGGGCTTCATG AACAACAGCAACCCAGCAGAGGACCTCCGCCGTGCCCCACCGGGACTCCTTGCCCTCGACAACATGGTGTATTTCTCCAGGCACACCCCCAACGCCTATAGCAGG TTTGTCCTTGAGAACAGCAGCCGGGAAGACAAACATGAATGCCCCTTCGCTCGCAGCAGCATCCAGCTCACCCTGATCCTCTGTGAGATCCTGCACGTTGGAGAGCCGT GCTCGGAGGTGGCTCAGGCCTTTTACCCTATGTTCTTCGGGCAGGATCATTTCTTTGAAGAGCTCTTCTGCATCTGTATCCAGCTGGTGAATAAGACCTGGAAGGAGATGCGTGCTACCCAGGAGGACTTTGACAAG GTGCTGCAGGTGGTGCGGGAGCAGATCACCAGGACCTTGTCCCTCAAGCCCACCTCCCTGGAGCTATTCAAGACCAGAGTGAATGCACTGAACTACAGCGAGATCCTGAAGCTGCGGCAAACAGAGCGGCTGCACCAGGAGGAGACGCTGGCTGTGCCCGTGCT GGAGTTGCGTGAGAGGCTGAAGCCAGAGCTCCTGGAGCTGATCCGACAGCAGCGCCTGCTGCACCTCTGCAAAGGCACCCTCTTCCGCAAGATCAGCAGCCGCCGCAGGCAGG ACAAGCTCTGGTACTGCCGCCTGTCACCCAACCACAAAGTGCTGCACTATGGGGGCGTGGAGGAGGGGGTGCACTCTCCCCCCATCGAGAGCCTGCCAGAGAAAA TTCCTGTGGCAGACATGAAGATGCTGCTCGTGGGGAAGGAGTGTCTGCACACGAAGGAGAAGAGCTCTGGGAAGCAGAACAAG GACGTCCTGGAGCTGGCCTTTTCCATTGTGTATGATGTGGAGGAATACTGCCTCAGCTTTGTTGCCCCCACCCGGTATGAG TTTTGCCTCTGGACGGATGGGCTGAACGTGCTCTTGGGCAAGGAGATGACAAGCGAGCGAACACAGACGGACCTCGATGTCCTGCTGTCCATGGAGCTCAAGCTGCGGCTCCTAGACCTGGAGAACATCAGCATCCCCGACACACCCCCTCCCATCCCAAAGCCCCCCAGCAACTTAAACTTCTGCTATGACTTCAGCCACGCAGAGCAGTGA
- the ELMO3 gene encoding engulfment and cell motility protein 3 isoform X2 — protein sequence MDSEPRDVDLQVGSLPVAAASSSVARVWCMCNSPCRISLSTGSWASLQRSFPPLPGLRRPSTGRAPAQRSGSCAPRDWARPEGGPGLAAEVGLAARVSSGEEAGPAWAAAGTSIEGDGGGRASGRQRGPCGRRWQRRPGTAARRGGEPSGAGAAAGAMPPPKDVVKIAIQMVGAIPQLIELQQTKPLASVLKDVCDAWSLPNAERYALQYADGRQTYITESNRGEIKNGSILQLTTSPDQEAERLYSGIQSNNLDVKTDSLKKLASLSQDVTFAQEFINRNGLKQIFSIVEEGNDTGEMLVHTLKAFMELMEHDFVSWETLSAAFIKKVVSYVNMNAVDASIQQLSLSILENMVPTSRLLFELVKKEVTLDRLLTHLQVTDAQLQLKAMALLIALLLAATDAERRDMMDYLREKNIRQFIHKNIIHSSEPLGDEMAHYLYVLQSVSLNLCERRMRTSMDPYSQEQRELLQSLRQTAFESEGEAPASNFSTERRRSLCAKEFRKLGFMNNSNPAEDLRRAPPGLLALDNMVYFSRHTPNAYSRDHFFEELFCICIQLVNKTWKEMRATQEDFDKVLQVVREQITRTLSLKPTSLELFKTRVNALNYSEILKLRQTERLHQEETLAVPVLELRERLKPELLELIRQQRLLHLCKGTLFRKISSRRRQDKLWYCRLSPNHKVLHYGGVEEGVHSPPIESLPEKIPVADMKMLLVGKECLHTKEKSSGKQNKDVLELAFSIVYDVEEYCLSFVAPTRYEFCLWTDGLNVLLGKEMTSERTQTDLDVLLSMELKLRLLDLENISIPDTPPPIPKPPSNLNFCYDFSHAEQ from the exons ATGGACTCAGAACCAAGAGATGTGGACTTGCAGGTTGGGAGCCTCCctgtagctgctgcttcttcctctgttgCACGTGTGTGGTGCATGTGCAACTCGCCCTGCCGCATCTCTCTCTCCACTGGATCCTGGGCCTCACTTCAAAGG AGTTTCCCGCCCCTGCCTGGCCTGCGCCGCCCCTCGACCGGACGGGCCCCCGCACAGCGCAGCGGCTCCTGCGCCCCCCGGGACTGGGCCCGGCCCGAGGGAGGCCCCGGCCTCGCCGCGGAGGTGGGTCTCGCCGCCCGCGTCAGCTCAGGTGAGGAGGCCGGGCCTGCTTGGGCTGCGGCCGGCACCTCCATCGAGGGTGACGGTGGCGGCAGAGCCTCGGGCCGGCAGCGGGGCCCCTGCGGGAGGCGGTGGCAGCGGCGACCCGGAActgcggcgcggcggggcggggagccgagcggtgccggtgccgccgcGGGGGCCATGCCGCCGCCCAAGGACGTGGTGAAGATCGCCATCCAGATGGTGGGAGCCATCCCGCAGCTCATCGAGCTCCAGCAG ACCAAGCCCCTGGCCTCGGTGCTCAAGGACGTCTGCGACGC GTGGAGCCTGCCCAACGCCGAGCGCTATGCCCTGCAGTACGCGGACGGGCGGCAGACCTACATCACCGAGTCG AACCGCGGGGAGATTAAGAATGGGAGCATTTTGCAGCTGACCACCTCTCCG GACCAAGAAGCAGAGCGGTTGTACAGTGGGATCCAGAGCAACAACTTGGACGTGAAGACTGACTCACTGAAGAAGCTTGCAAGCCTCTCCCAAGATGTTACCTTTGCTCAGGAGTTCATCAACAGGAATGGCTTGAAGCAAATCTTCTCTATTGTGGAAGAAGGGAATGA TACAGGGGAGATGCTAGTGCACACCCTGAAGGCCTTCATGGAGCTGATGGAGCATGATTTTGTTTCCTGGGAGACCCTTAGTGCAGCCTTCATCAAGAAG GTAGTGAGTTACGTAAATATGAATGCAGTGGATGCATCTATCCAGCAACTCTCCTTGTCCATCTTGGAGAACATGGTGCCTACCAGTCGCCTCCTCTTTGAGCTAGTCAAAAAAGAAGTGACGTTAGATCGTCTCCTTACCCACCTCCAGGT GACAgatgcccagctgcagctgaaggcgATGGCCCTGCTCATtgcgctgctgctggctgcgACTGATGCTGAGCGGCGG GACATGATGGACTACCTGAGGGAGAAGAATATCAGGCAGTTTATCCACAAG AATATCATACACAGCTCCGAGCCGCTGGGGGATGAGATGGCCCATTACTTGTATGTGCTGCAGTCTGTCAGCCTCAACCTGTGTGAGCGTCGCATGAGGACCTCCATGGATCCCTACTCACAG GAACAGCGGGAGCTCCTCCAGTCACTGCGCCAAACCGCCTTTGAGTCGGAAGGTGAGGCGCCTGCCAGCAACTTCAGCACTGAGCGCCGGCGATCCCTGTGTGCCAAGGAGTTCCGCAAGCTGGGCTTCATG AACAACAGCAACCCAGCAGAGGACCTCCGCCGTGCCCCACCGGGACTCCTTGCCCTCGACAACATGGTGTATTTCTCCAGGCACACCCCCAACGCCTATAGCAGG GATCATTTCTTTGAAGAGCTCTTCTGCATCTGTATCCAGCTGGTGAATAAGACCTGGAAGGAGATGCGTGCTACCCAGGAGGACTTTGACAAG GTGCTGCAGGTGGTGCGGGAGCAGATCACCAGGACCTTGTCCCTCAAGCCCACCTCCCTGGAGCTATTCAAGACCAGAGTGAATGCACTGAACTACAGCGAGATCCTGAAGCTGCGGCAAACAGAGCGGCTGCACCAGGAGGAGACGCTGGCTGTGCCCGTGCT GGAGTTGCGTGAGAGGCTGAAGCCAGAGCTCCTGGAGCTGATCCGACAGCAGCGCCTGCTGCACCTCTGCAAAGGCACCCTCTTCCGCAAGATCAGCAGCCGCCGCAGGCAGG ACAAGCTCTGGTACTGCCGCCTGTCACCCAACCACAAAGTGCTGCACTATGGGGGCGTGGAGGAGGGGGTGCACTCTCCCCCCATCGAGAGCCTGCCAGAGAAAA TTCCTGTGGCAGACATGAAGATGCTGCTCGTGGGGAAGGAGTGTCTGCACACGAAGGAGAAGAGCTCTGGGAAGCAGAACAAG GACGTCCTGGAGCTGGCCTTTTCCATTGTGTATGATGTGGAGGAATACTGCCTCAGCTTTGTTGCCCCCACCCGGTATGAG TTTTGCCTCTGGACGGATGGGCTGAACGTGCTCTTGGGCAAGGAGATGACAAGCGAGCGAACACAGACGGACCTCGATGTCCTGCTGTCCATGGAGCTCAAGCTGCGGCTCCTAGACCTGGAGAACATCAGCATCCCCGACACACCCCCTCCCATCCCAAAGCCCCCCAGCAACTTAAACTTCTGCTATGACTTCAGCCACGCAGAGCAGTGA
- the ELMO3 gene encoding engulfment and cell motility protein 3 isoform X3, translating into MDSEPRDVDLQVGSLPVAAASSSVARVWCMCNSPCRISLSTGSWASLQRSFPPLPGLRRPSTGRAPAQRSGSCAPRDWARPEGGPGLAAEVGLAARVSSGEEAGPAWAAAGTSIEGDGGGRASGRQRGPCGRRWQRRPGTAARRGGEPSGAGAAAGAMPPPKDVVKIAIQMVGAIPQLIELQQTKPLASVLKDVCDAWSLPNAERYALQYADGRQTYITESNRGEIKNGSILQLTTSPDQEAERLYSGIQSNNLDVKTDSLKKLASLSQDVTFAQEFINRNGLKQIFSIVEEGNDTGEMLVHTLKAFMELMEHDFVSWETLSAAFIKKVVSYVNMNAVDASIQQLSLSILENMVPTSRLLFELVKKEVTLDRLLTHLQVTDAQLQLKAMALLIALLLAATDAERRDMMDYLREKNIRQFIHKNIIHSSEPLGDEMAHYLYVLQSVSLNLCERRMRTSMDPYSQEQRELLQSLRQTAFESEGEAPASNFSTERRRSLCAKEFRKLGFMNNSNPAEDLRRAPPGLLALDNMVYFSRHTPNAYSRFVLENSSREDKHECPFARSSIQLTLILCEILHVGEPCSEVAQAFYPMFFGQDHFFEELFCICIQLVNKTWKEMRATQEDFDKVLQVVREQITRTLSLKPTSLELFKTRVNALNYSEILKLRQTERLHQEETLAVPVLELRERLKPELLELIRQQRLLHLCKGTLFRKISSRRRQGKGTSAGGC; encoded by the exons ATGGACTCAGAACCAAGAGATGTGGACTTGCAGGTTGGGAGCCTCCctgtagctgctgcttcttcctctgttgCACGTGTGTGGTGCATGTGCAACTCGCCCTGCCGCATCTCTCTCTCCACTGGATCCTGGGCCTCACTTCAAAGG AGTTTCCCGCCCCTGCCTGGCCTGCGCCGCCCCTCGACCGGACGGGCCCCCGCACAGCGCAGCGGCTCCTGCGCCCCCCGGGACTGGGCCCGGCCCGAGGGAGGCCCCGGCCTCGCCGCGGAGGTGGGTCTCGCCGCCCGCGTCAGCTCAGGTGAGGAGGCCGGGCCTGCTTGGGCTGCGGCCGGCACCTCCATCGAGGGTGACGGTGGCGGCAGAGCCTCGGGCCGGCAGCGGGGCCCCTGCGGGAGGCGGTGGCAGCGGCGACCCGGAActgcggcgcggcggggcggggagccgagcggtgccggtgccgccgcGGGGGCCATGCCGCCGCCCAAGGACGTGGTGAAGATCGCCATCCAGATGGTGGGAGCCATCCCGCAGCTCATCGAGCTCCAGCAG ACCAAGCCCCTGGCCTCGGTGCTCAAGGACGTCTGCGACGC GTGGAGCCTGCCCAACGCCGAGCGCTATGCCCTGCAGTACGCGGACGGGCGGCAGACCTACATCACCGAGTCG AACCGCGGGGAGATTAAGAATGGGAGCATTTTGCAGCTGACCACCTCTCCG GACCAAGAAGCAGAGCGGTTGTACAGTGGGATCCAGAGCAACAACTTGGACGTGAAGACTGACTCACTGAAGAAGCTTGCAAGCCTCTCCCAAGATGTTACCTTTGCTCAGGAGTTCATCAACAGGAATGGCTTGAAGCAAATCTTCTCTATTGTGGAAGAAGGGAATGA TACAGGGGAGATGCTAGTGCACACCCTGAAGGCCTTCATGGAGCTGATGGAGCATGATTTTGTTTCCTGGGAGACCCTTAGTGCAGCCTTCATCAAGAAG GTAGTGAGTTACGTAAATATGAATGCAGTGGATGCATCTATCCAGCAACTCTCCTTGTCCATCTTGGAGAACATGGTGCCTACCAGTCGCCTCCTCTTTGAGCTAGTCAAAAAAGAAGTGACGTTAGATCGTCTCCTTACCCACCTCCAGGT GACAgatgcccagctgcagctgaaggcgATGGCCCTGCTCATtgcgctgctgctggctgcgACTGATGCTGAGCGGCGG GACATGATGGACTACCTGAGGGAGAAGAATATCAGGCAGTTTATCCACAAG AATATCATACACAGCTCCGAGCCGCTGGGGGATGAGATGGCCCATTACTTGTATGTGCTGCAGTCTGTCAGCCTCAACCTGTGTGAGCGTCGCATGAGGACCTCCATGGATCCCTACTCACAG GAACAGCGGGAGCTCCTCCAGTCACTGCGCCAAACCGCCTTTGAGTCGGAAGGTGAGGCGCCTGCCAGCAACTTCAGCACTGAGCGCCGGCGATCCCTGTGTGCCAAGGAGTTCCGCAAGCTGGGCTTCATG AACAACAGCAACCCAGCAGAGGACCTCCGCCGTGCCCCACCGGGACTCCTTGCCCTCGACAACATGGTGTATTTCTCCAGGCACACCCCCAACGCCTATAGCAGG TTTGTCCTTGAGAACAGCAGCCGGGAAGACAAACATGAATGCCCCTTCGCTCGCAGCAGCATCCAGCTCACCCTGATCCTCTGTGAGATCCTGCACGTTGGAGAGCCGT GCTCGGAGGTGGCTCAGGCCTTTTACCCTATGTTCTTCGGGCAGGATCATTTCTTTGAAGAGCTCTTCTGCATCTGTATCCAGCTGGTGAATAAGACCTGGAAGGAGATGCGTGCTACCCAGGAGGACTTTGACAAG GTGCTGCAGGTGGTGCGGGAGCAGATCACCAGGACCTTGTCCCTCAAGCCCACCTCCCTGGAGCTATTCAAGACCAGAGTGAATGCACTGAACTACAGCGAGATCCTGAAGCTGCGGCAAACAGAGCGGCTGCACCAGGAGGAGACGCTGGCTGTGCCCGTGCT GGAGTTGCGTGAGAGGCTGAAGCCAGAGCTCCTGGAGCTGATCCGACAGCAGCGCCTGCTGCACCTCTGCAAAGGCACCCTCTTCCGCAAGATCAGCAGCCGCCGCAGGCAGG GGAAGGGGACCTCAGCAGGGGGATGCTGA
- the ELMO3 gene encoding engulfment and cell motility protein 3 isoform X4 — MREMLVHTLKAFMELMEHDFVSWETLSAAFIKKVVSYVNMNAVDASIQQLSLSILENMVPTSRLLFELVKKEVTLDRLLTHLQVTDAQLQLKAMALLIALLLAATDAERRDMMDYLREKNIRQFIHKNIIHSSEPLGDEMAHYLYVLQSVSLNLCERRMRTSMDPYSQEQRELLQSLRQTAFESEGEAPASNFSTERRRSLCAKEFRKLGFMNNSNPAEDLRRAPPGLLALDNMVYFSRHTPNAYSRFVLENSSREDKHECPFARSSIQLTLILCEILHVGEPCSEVAQAFYPMFFGQDHFFEELFCICIQLVNKTWKEMRATQEDFDKVLQVVREQITRTLSLKPTSLELFKTRVNALNYSEILKLRQTERLHQEETLAVPVLELRERLKPELLELIRQQRLLHLCKGTLFRKISSRRRQDKLWYCRLSPNHKVLHYGGVEEGVHSPPIESLPEKIPVADMKMLLVGKECLHTKEKSSGKQNKDVLELAFSIVYDVEEYCLSFVAPTRYEFCLWTDGLNVLLGKEMTSERTQTDLDVLLSMELKLRLLDLENISIPDTPPPIPKPPSNLNFCYDFSHAEQ, encoded by the exons ATGA GGGAGATGCTAGTGCACACCCTGAAGGCCTTCATGGAGCTGATGGAGCATGATTTTGTTTCCTGGGAGACCCTTAGTGCAGCCTTCATCAAGAAG GTAGTGAGTTACGTAAATATGAATGCAGTGGATGCATCTATCCAGCAACTCTCCTTGTCCATCTTGGAGAACATGGTGCCTACCAGTCGCCTCCTCTTTGAGCTAGTCAAAAAAGAAGTGACGTTAGATCGTCTCCTTACCCACCTCCAGGT GACAgatgcccagctgcagctgaaggcgATGGCCCTGCTCATtgcgctgctgctggctgcgACTGATGCTGAGCGGCGG GACATGATGGACTACCTGAGGGAGAAGAATATCAGGCAGTTTATCCACAAG AATATCATACACAGCTCCGAGCCGCTGGGGGATGAGATGGCCCATTACTTGTATGTGCTGCAGTCTGTCAGCCTCAACCTGTGTGAGCGTCGCATGAGGACCTCCATGGATCCCTACTCACAG GAACAGCGGGAGCTCCTCCAGTCACTGCGCCAAACCGCCTTTGAGTCGGAAGGTGAGGCGCCTGCCAGCAACTTCAGCACTGAGCGCCGGCGATCCCTGTGTGCCAAGGAGTTCCGCAAGCTGGGCTTCATG AACAACAGCAACCCAGCAGAGGACCTCCGCCGTGCCCCACCGGGACTCCTTGCCCTCGACAACATGGTGTATTTCTCCAGGCACACCCCCAACGCCTATAGCAGG TTTGTCCTTGAGAACAGCAGCCGGGAAGACAAACATGAATGCCCCTTCGCTCGCAGCAGCATCCAGCTCACCCTGATCCTCTGTGAGATCCTGCACGTTGGAGAGCCGT GCTCGGAGGTGGCTCAGGCCTTTTACCCTATGTTCTTCGGGCAGGATCATTTCTTTGAAGAGCTCTTCTGCATCTGTATCCAGCTGGTGAATAAGACCTGGAAGGAGATGCGTGCTACCCAGGAGGACTTTGACAAG GTGCTGCAGGTGGTGCGGGAGCAGATCACCAGGACCTTGTCCCTCAAGCCCACCTCCCTGGAGCTATTCAAGACCAGAGTGAATGCACTGAACTACAGCGAGATCCTGAAGCTGCGGCAAACAGAGCGGCTGCACCAGGAGGAGACGCTGGCTGTGCCCGTGCT GGAGTTGCGTGAGAGGCTGAAGCCAGAGCTCCTGGAGCTGATCCGACAGCAGCGCCTGCTGCACCTCTGCAAAGGCACCCTCTTCCGCAAGATCAGCAGCCGCCGCAGGCAGG ACAAGCTCTGGTACTGCCGCCTGTCACCCAACCACAAAGTGCTGCACTATGGGGGCGTGGAGGAGGGGGTGCACTCTCCCCCCATCGAGAGCCTGCCAGAGAAAA TTCCTGTGGCAGACATGAAGATGCTGCTCGTGGGGAAGGAGTGTCTGCACACGAAGGAGAAGAGCTCTGGGAAGCAGAACAAG GACGTCCTGGAGCTGGCCTTTTCCATTGTGTATGATGTGGAGGAATACTGCCTCAGCTTTGTTGCCCCCACCCGGTATGAG TTTTGCCTCTGGACGGATGGGCTGAACGTGCTCTTGGGCAAGGAGATGACAAGCGAGCGAACACAGACGGACCTCGATGTCCTGCTGTCCATGGAGCTCAAGCTGCGGCTCCTAGACCTGGAGAACATCAGCATCCCCGACACACCCCCTCCCATCCCAAAGCCCCCCAGCAACTTAAACTTCTGCTATGACTTCAGCCACGCAGAGCAGTGA
- the ELMO3 gene encoding engulfment and cell motility protein 3 isoform X5, with the protein MALLIALLLAATDAERRDMMDYLREKNIRQFIHKNIIHSSEPLGDEMAHYLYVLQSVSLNLCERRMRTSMDPYSQEQRELLQSLRQTAFESEGEAPASNFSTERRRSLCAKEFRKLGFMNNSNPAEDLRRAPPGLLALDNMVYFSRHTPNAYSRFVLENSSREDKHECPFARSSIQLTLILCEILHVGEPCSEVAQAFYPMFFGQDHFFEELFCICIQLVNKTWKEMRATQEDFDKVLQVVREQITRTLSLKPTSLELFKTRVNALNYSEILKLRQTERLHQEETLAVPVLELRERLKPELLELIRQQRLLHLCKGTLFRKISSRRRQDKLWYCRLSPNHKVLHYGGVEEGVHSPPIESLPEKIPVADMKMLLVGKECLHTKEKSSGKQNKDVLELAFSIVYDVEEYCLSFVAPTRYEFCLWTDGLNVLLGKEMTSERTQTDLDVLLSMELKLRLLDLENISIPDTPPPIPKPPSNLNFCYDFSHAEQ; encoded by the exons ATGGCCCTGCTCATtgcgctgctgctggctgcgACTGATGCTGAGCGGCGG GACATGATGGACTACCTGAGGGAGAAGAATATCAGGCAGTTTATCCACAAG AATATCATACACAGCTCCGAGCCGCTGGGGGATGAGATGGCCCATTACTTGTATGTGCTGCAGTCTGTCAGCCTCAACCTGTGTGAGCGTCGCATGAGGACCTCCATGGATCCCTACTCACAG GAACAGCGGGAGCTCCTCCAGTCACTGCGCCAAACCGCCTTTGAGTCGGAAGGTGAGGCGCCTGCCAGCAACTTCAGCACTGAGCGCCGGCGATCCCTGTGTGCCAAGGAGTTCCGCAAGCTGGGCTTCATG AACAACAGCAACCCAGCAGAGGACCTCCGCCGTGCCCCACCGGGACTCCTTGCCCTCGACAACATGGTGTATTTCTCCAGGCACACCCCCAACGCCTATAGCAGG TTTGTCCTTGAGAACAGCAGCCGGGAAGACAAACATGAATGCCCCTTCGCTCGCAGCAGCATCCAGCTCACCCTGATCCTCTGTGAGATCCTGCACGTTGGAGAGCCGT GCTCGGAGGTGGCTCAGGCCTTTTACCCTATGTTCTTCGGGCAGGATCATTTCTTTGAAGAGCTCTTCTGCATCTGTATCCAGCTGGTGAATAAGACCTGGAAGGAGATGCGTGCTACCCAGGAGGACTTTGACAAG GTGCTGCAGGTGGTGCGGGAGCAGATCACCAGGACCTTGTCCCTCAAGCCCACCTCCCTGGAGCTATTCAAGACCAGAGTGAATGCACTGAACTACAGCGAGATCCTGAAGCTGCGGCAAACAGAGCGGCTGCACCAGGAGGAGACGCTGGCTGTGCCCGTGCT GGAGTTGCGTGAGAGGCTGAAGCCAGAGCTCCTGGAGCTGATCCGACAGCAGCGCCTGCTGCACCTCTGCAAAGGCACCCTCTTCCGCAAGATCAGCAGCCGCCGCAGGCAGG ACAAGCTCTGGTACTGCCGCCTGTCACCCAACCACAAAGTGCTGCACTATGGGGGCGTGGAGGAGGGGGTGCACTCTCCCCCCATCGAGAGCCTGCCAGAGAAAA TTCCTGTGGCAGACATGAAGATGCTGCTCGTGGGGAAGGAGTGTCTGCACACGAAGGAGAAGAGCTCTGGGAAGCAGAACAAG GACGTCCTGGAGCTGGCCTTTTCCATTGTGTATGATGTGGAGGAATACTGCCTCAGCTTTGTTGCCCCCACCCGGTATGAG TTTTGCCTCTGGACGGATGGGCTGAACGTGCTCTTGGGCAAGGAGATGACAAGCGAGCGAACACAGACGGACCTCGATGTCCTGCTGTCCATGGAGCTCAAGCTGCGGCTCCTAGACCTGGAGAACATCAGCATCCCCGACACACCCCCTCCCATCCCAAAGCCCCCCAGCAACTTAAACTTCTGCTATGACTTCAGCCACGCAGAGCAGTGA